The sequence CAAAACCAATTAAAAATCTAATTAACTTTCTTTTTAATTTGATGAATTTAATACTCCTAAAAAACTGATGTAATTTTGAATGATTAAATTGCAAACTTCTTAAATTCTTTATCTAAGCAATTTTTTGTGCATATATTTAAAAATAAGCGTTTATTGTAATTTTTTATGAATATCAGTTTGCCTTTTGAAATGTTATATAAAAGCATGATCTGCAATTCGTACCATCGATGTTGAAAAAACGCGCAATCTTAATATTTTTTTTAGTTAATTTTTACGTATTTTTAGTAGAAAAAAATTAATTATAAAAAAACATTTTATGACATTTGAAAAACAAATACGTGCTGTCTACAATGAAGAGACTATAACAGTTTATCAAGCCTACAGAAAAGAAATAGCCATTTCAGCTGTAGCTCATCAAAAATTTGTTTTTCCTTTTAAAATGGAACGAATGACTTGGATAAAACCTTCCTTTTTATGGATGATGTATCGTTCTGGATGGGCAACCAAAGAAGGTCAAGAACATATTTTAGCTATCAAAATAAAACGAGAAGGATTTGAATGGGCTTTAAAAAACAGTTGCTTATCACATTTCGAAAGTTCGCTTTTTTCATCACAAGAAGAATGGAAGATAAAACTACAAAACTCACCTGTACGCCTACAATGGGATCCTGAAAAAGATATTCATTTGCAAAACCTACACTACCGCAGTATACAAATTGGACTTAATGGTACTGCTGTTTGTCATTATGTAAATGATTGGATTATCTCAATTAATGATATTACACCTTTTTGTAAAAAAATACATTCTTTGTTGTTAGATAATAAAATAGAGGAAGCAAAGATCTTGCTTACTGTTGAAAATATTTATCCGTTGTCACATGAACTTAGAAAAACTATTACTGATTTTTAGTAGCTTAATTATACTGGAATTTTTGTTTGCATAACCAGCACATTAATATTTTTTTGTAAATTAGTTGTAATGACCAACTTACACTTTTATGAAATTTAAAATTTACCTTGTATGTGTGTTTCTTTTGTTTCTACATTCAGATTTATTTGCACAATCTGAAAAAAAGAACATAAACGGAATTGATCTTATATTCAAAACTTCAAAACTTGAATGTGCTGCAGAAAATTGTACGGAAGTTACATTATTTCGAAACCATCTGAAAATAATATCACATGTTTTATATTTTGAAGATGGTGATTGCATGAGCGCCACAGTTGAAATCGGTATCTATAAGATTATCAATAATACCATCATTTTTTATTCATTTTGGGCAAATTATGACCGTTTACCTTCCTATATTTTACCTTTTGGTTTCAGAAAACAAGTTTATGAAGTAGAATCAAATGGTAAAATAAAATCCATTGAATCTCAAATATATCTTGAAACTTCAATTACAAAAAACGAGAAAAATAAGATTTATTATGACACAAATGATTACTTACATAAAGGAATTCAATTTTTAAAAAACACACCTTCAAATTCATATGAAAGGAATGCCTTAATTGATTACAAAAAAAATATAGAACGTGAATATCATGCAAAATTTGTGGTAGATGAACAAAGAACAAAACTTGAAAAAGAGGTTCGAAAAGTGATGAAAAAAGAAATTGAGTTAGCAACTCAAGATTGGATTGAAAATGAATTTTTTGGAACAATAAAAAAATAATATAAAATGAAAATATTTAGATTATTGCTTATTTTCTTTTCAATAAATTCTTTTTCACAATCTGAATTTGTCGGTCAGTACATTATTCACGATGGAGGAAGAGATATTCCAAATACTTATTTATACATTTTACCAAATGATACTTATTATTTGTTAAGCTTGGATTATATAACGACTGGTAAATGGAAACAAATTGACAAAAAAAACATAAAATTGTTTGGAAACAAAAAAAACGAAATTCCAATTTTGGTCTATGGAAGTTACAAAAGAAATTTATCCGAAATTAAAATAGATGTCAGCAATTTACCTAATGCTCATGGTTTTATTGACTTTACTTCGGATATAAATTCTGAAAACAAACTCGTCTCAATTTTTAACGAATCTCCAAATTGCACTGATTCTGATTTTATAATTTCAAAGAAAATCAATGATGTGAAATGGCTGCGTATTGCGGTTCCTGAAAATCCTGAATTTGCTAGCGAAATAACAACATATCCGTATCATGTTATAAACTATACATTTGAAATTGACAAAAATTATAATTATTACACGATTGGTTTTGACAAAAACGCATTGCTAGAAAATATAGACTTGATCATAAGCAAAAGAAAAAACTCCTATTTACTTAATAATAATGATGAATTAGAAAAAAATAATTTAACAGAAAGTGATATTGAAAAATTCTTAGTAAACATAAAATTATATCTAGAAGAAAAAAATGCAATAGTAAAAGGAACAAAAATCGCACCTATAAAAAATGAAAAAATGGTGATTAGCGAACCTTCGAAATCAGCACCCTATTTTATAGCCGATTGTGAAAAAACAAAAATTAATTACGATTTACCGATTGTGAATCGCGAAAATGGTTTTTATGAAGTGACTAATTACAAAAAAAATCAAACGACACTTTTTAATTACAAATTAGCTGAAAATCCAAGCATTCCGATTGCAGATATTGAGAAAGTTGAAAAAAAATTATCTGAATATTTTTCTACTTTTGAAATTGAAATCACCTTAAATGAAACGGGACGAATTAAATTCGAAAAATTAACTCAAAACAATTTAGAGCAACCACTAGCAATTGTTATTGATAAAAAAATAGTCTTGGCTCCAATAATAACTTCGGTAATTTCGACAGGAATAATTTCTATTTACGGACAATTCACAGAATCAGAAATAGACAATTTTATAGTTGCTCTTCAAAAGATAAATAATTGATTAACTTTAAAAATAAATTAAAATTTAATTCTTACTTAGCAAAATGAAAAAAATATACTTATTGATTTCAGCTGTTATACTAATAAGTCAAACTAGCTGTGCACAAAAATCCATCAAAGGAAACGGAAATGTGGTTCAAGATTCAAGACAAACAGAATCTTATGATAAAATTACTTTAATTGGTTCGGCAAAAGTTGAGTTGATTAAAGGAACTGAAGGTAAATTAACAGTTTCTGCTGAGTCAAATATTCTTCCGTATGTAGAAACGGTTGTAAAAGGCAATGAATTGATTGTTAAATTCAAAGATAATTTTAGTTATTCATCAAAAAAAGGTGTAAAAATAACAGTTCCGATTCAAGAAATTTCAGATTTAAAACTGAAAGGTTCTGGAGATATAATCGGTACCAATTTACTAAATCTTGATGATTTAAATTTGCACGTAAACGGTTCTGGCGACATTTCTTTGAACGTTAATTGTCAAAGCGTTAAAGCCGAAGTGAATGGTTCTGGCGATATTCTTTTGAAAGGAAAAGCAAACGAATTGAAAGGAATGGTAAATGGTAGCGGTGATTTAAAATCAAAAGAACTGACAGTTTTGAAAAGTGAATTAAAGGTGAATGGTTCTGGAGATATTGATTCAACAACAACAAACGAAGTTGATGCTTATGTTTTTGGTTCTGGTGATATTCGTATATATGGAAATCCTACAAATGTTACTCAAAAAGTTCAAGGTAGTGGGGATATTTCTATTAGTAAAAAATAACAAATGAAAACAAATCTCTTAATTTCTTTTTTATTTTTTGCGTTTTTTGTTAATCCTGTTACTTCTCAAAATTTAAAAAAAAATGAACTTGAAATGACAAATTATAGGGTTCATATTTTTCCGGATGCTTTTTTAGTTGGTTCTTTCAGCGATTATTTAGGTCGTTTTTATTATATCGAAAAAGAAACTCAAATTGACCGTTATTCCTCAAAAGAAAAATCTTTAGCAAAATATATTTCTTTTTTTATTACTAATAATTACAAAGTAAAAAATGAATTGGTTTTTAAAGATGATAATAATATTGAGTTGTATGTTCCTAATCTTGCTAAAAGATTACATACCAATTTTTATAATGGTGATGGACAAATTATCTATGAAAAATTTGTGACAGACGAAGAAAAATTATCATTTTTACTGGGCGTTTATTATCGTTATGGAGAGCAATTAACGGACGAAATTTATCAAATTAAATTGGTTAATTCACCTAAACAAAAAGTGATTTATGAGCTTCTGAAAGATTTAGGTTGTGAGAAAATAGTATTCGATTCAACACAGGATAAATTACCACAAACCTTTACATTTTATTTTGTAGCAACTCCTAAAATGATAAAATACTTTGATCATTTAAAACAAGAAAAAGCTCAATTAACTTTTGAAACGATGAGTTTTATTGATGATACTAACAAAGATTTTGAAAACACAAGTAAGAAAAATCAGAAAGTTAAAAAAGAATTAATTAAAAATTTAGAAGCTCTTTTTAATTAAACATCGACTCTAAATTTATTTACAATCACTTTAGATCAACAATTTGATACTTAAAACAAAAAGCCGTAATTGAATTCAATTACGGCTTTTGTTTTTTAGTTTTCGTATTTAAAAATTAATTCAACGTAAAATGATATATAATTGAACCAATCTGTTTTTCAGGTGCTTTTTCAGAAGCCTCCCATTTGGTGTTCATCGCAGCTATTTTAGCTTGATCTAATAAGCATTTTGCATTATTTGTTGTTCCACGAACACCAGGTGTTGCGCTTAATGTTTTACCATTTTTATCGACTGTAACTTCAACAACTACTTTACCAGATTCGTTACAATTATAAACAGGAAGAGGTTTTGAAATTGCTTTTCTTCCACCTAAAGAATATCCTGAACCAGAGCCTGAACCTGAACCAAATCCTGAACCATATCCTGAACCTGAACCACTTCCGGAACCGCTACCTGAGCCACTTCCGGAACCGTTACCAGAGCCTGAACCACTTCCTGAGCCGTAGTAATTCTTTGAATTTGACGACCCATTCGCTTTTCCTTTATTTCCTGCTTTTGAATCATCTCCATCTCCACTATTATTTCCACCTAAAAGATTGGCTAAAGCATTATTAGTTTCTTTAGAAATAGTTTCTTTTTTTGACTCTTGCTTTATTTGATTTTTAGGCTTATCAATATTTACCTTGGTTTCTTTAGGTTTTTTTGTTGTTTCTTTTTTTTCGATTGTATAATCAGAATTCGCAACTGATTGTTGGGTTAAAATTGTTTCTTCTACAAAATCATCTTCTACAGAATTTGCTTGTTTTTCAAGAGAAACTTGAGCCAATTCGCTTTGATAATTATCTCCGGAGCCAAAATCACTATCTCCAATATTCACAGTTACACCTCCACCTCCGCCTCCACCTTCTAAAAAGGAATCCGTTTCGGTAGTAATTGTAAATCGAATATAAAATAAAATCGTAAGCGTTATTGAAAAAATGCAAAAAGTAATAAATGCAGATTTTTTTTCTTCTTCTGTAAAATTAAATGTTTTCATAACAACGGTTGGTTTCTTTTTCTACACGAAAATACGAAATAAATTATTACAAATTACACCAATTGTTTTAAAGCAATTTCAAAAGCTGTAGCGCAAATATTTGTTTTATCTGTATGAATATTATGAATATTTTCAATTGCTTTTCTAATTCTAGCTGAAGTATCTTCAAAAATTTCTGAATCGATAATAGAAACTTCACTTTCCATTAAATATGCAAAAACACGAGCCATACCACAGTTAGAAATAAAATCTGGTATTAAAGTAACATTCTGATCTACATATTCCATAATTGGTCCAAAGAAAATCTCTTTATCAGCAAAAGGAACATTTGCACCACAAGTAATAACCTCTAAACCAGATTTAATCATCTGCTCAACTTGAGATTGTTGTACCAAACGTGAAGCTGCACATGGAGCAAAAACTTCTGCGCCAATAGACCAAATTTTCTCATTGATTTCTGCAAAAGGAATCATGTTTTCAGCCACTAAAGTATTTCCGTTTTTGTTTAAGAATAACTCTTTAACTTCTTCGAAAGTGTAACCTTCTGCATTTAAAATACCACCATCACGATCGATAATTCCAACGATTTTAGCTCCCATTTGTGCAAAATAGTAAGCTGCAGCAGCACCAACATTTCCAAATCCCTGAATGATTACTTTTTTACCTTTTACATCACCTCCAAAAACTGAATAAAAATGATATACAGAATAAGCAACTCCAAAACCAGTAATTAAATCACCTACAGCAATTTTTTTATCAGCACTTGGTGTATAATCAGGATGTGTTACTTCTTTAGAAACTCCTTGACGCAATTGGTTGATGCGATTCATTTTTTGATCTTCAGTCGCATTGAAATGTCCATTAAAAACACCTTCTTGCGGGTGAAGTAATCCTAATGGACTTGTCATAGGAATTACCTCGTTCATTTGGTCAACATTTAAATCTCCACCTGTTCCGTAATAGTTTTTTAACAATGGATAAACAGCTTTATACCAACGTTTTAAAACACCTTCTTTACGAGGATCATTTGGATCAAAATTAATTCCAGATTTAGCACCACCAATCGCAGGTCCTGCAACTGTAAATTTAACTTCCATTGTTTTAGCTAAAGAAAGAACTTCGTTCATATCCAAACCTTTACGCATACGAGTTCCACCTCCAGCAGCACCGCCACGTAAAGAGTTAATTACTGCCCATCCTTCTGCTTCCGTTTCAGAATCATTCCAATGAAAAACAACCTCAGGTGCTTTGTCTTCGAATTTCTTTAATAAATCTTTCATTATAATTTAAAGTTTGTTTTATTGTTTTTTAATTCCACAAATATAAATGAATCTATCATAATTTCTAAAAATATGTAGATGATTATCGAATATAACTTAAAAAATAACACCTGACGAATGGTCGTGTTTCGCACCTGTAACACTAGCCAAAACATTATTGCTGTTATTTAATCTTAAAACTCCAAGAAAAGCAAAAATCAAAGCTTCTTTGTAATTAATTATTTCAGAATTTGGGATTTCAACAAGCATATTCGGATTGTGTTTTTTAATCCGATCAATCAAAAAAACATTGAATGCTCCGCCACCAGTAATCAATAATTTTCCTTTTTTATTTTTTAATTGATTTGAAATCTGATACGCAATATGTTCAACATAAGTTGCTAAAACATCTGCAATCGGTAAGTTAAATTTATCAATTGTAGGAATAGCTTCAGTAAAAACAAATTCGATTCCTAAAGATTTCGGAAAAGTTTTTGAATAAAAATCATTAGCGTTTAAACTATCAAATAGATTTTGATTGATTGTACCAGAAGCTGCAATTTTTCCTTGGTCGTCATATTCCAAATCTAATTGATTTACATAGTAATTCAAAACCGTGTTAACCGGACAAATATCAAATGCAATGCGAATATCATTTTGTTCAAATGAAATGTTAGAAAATCCGCCAAGATTTAAACAAAAATCAAAATCCGAAAAAAGTAAACGGTCACCAATCGGAACCAACGGAGCACCTTGCCCACCCAATTTCACATCTTGAACTCTAAAATCACATATAAAAGGAATTGAAAAACCTGATTTAATTTCTGGAAGATTTCCAATTTGTAAGGTATAACCTTCTTTTGGATTATGTAAAATGGTATGTCCGTGGGATGCAATCGCATCCAGATTTTCAATCTGATTATCAGATATAAACTTATGGATTTGAGCGTTTAAATAAGACGTATATTCTTTATTTAATTCAACCAATTCATCAACTGATAAATGAGCTGCGAATTTAAGTCGAGAAAACCATTCATCCGAATACGAAAAGGTCGCATTTTCATGGATTTGAAACTGCCATTTTTCGTTAATCAATTGAAAATCTACAACTGCAAAGTCGATTCCATCTAATGAAGTTCCCGACATAATCCCTAAAATTTTAATTTTTTCGAATTTCATGCTTAAAAGTACTCATATATTTTGAAGATTTCCTAATTAAATTTTATATTTGAAGATTATAAAATATATTAATTAACCGAAACATATAATGGATTTTAAATTAACAGAAGAACAATTAATGATTCAACAAGCAGCAAGAGATTTTGCTCAAGCTGAATTATTACCGGGAGTCATAGAAAGAGACGAACATTCAAAGTTTCCTACTGATGCTGTGAAAACAATGGGAGAATTAGGATTCTTAGGAATGATGGTTGACCCAAAATACGGTGGTTCTGGATTAGATAGCGTATCATACGTACTTGCAATGGAAGAAATTGCAAAAGTTGATGCTTCTGCAGCAGTAGTTATGTCAGTAAACAACTCTTTAGTTTGTGCTGGTATGGAAAAATACTGCAACGAAGAGCAAAAAATGAAATATTTAGTGCCATTAGCTAAAGGTGAAGTAATCGGAGCTTTCTGTTTATCTGAACCAGAAGCAGGTTCTGATGCAACTTCTCAAAAAACAACTGCGGTTGATATGGGAGATTATTACTTATTAAACGGTACTAAAAACTGGATTACAAATGGAGCAACTGCTTCTACTTATTTAGTAATTGCACATACACATCCAGAAAAAGGTCATAAAGGAATCAATGCTTTCATCGTTGAAAAAGGATGGGAAGGTTTTGAAATTGGACCAAAAGAGAAAAAAATGGGAATTAGAGGTTCGGATACACATTCATTAATGTTTACAGATGTTAAAGTTCCTAAAGAAAATAGAATTGGTGAAGACGGATTTGGTTTTGCATTTGCAATGAATGTATTAAACGGAGGTCGTATCGGAATTGCTTCTCAAGCTTTAGGTATTGCTCAAGGTGCTTACGAATTATCTTTAAAATATGCTAAAGAACGTAAAGCATTCAAAACAGAAATTATCAATCACCAAGCAATTGCATTTAAGTTAGCTGATATGGCAACTCAAATTTCTGCTGCTCGTATGTTATGTTTCAAAGCTGCAGCTGAAAAAGATAACGGAGAAGATATTTCAATCTCTGGGGCAATGGCAAAATTATTTGCTTCTAAAACGGCAATGGACACGACAATCGAAGCTGTTCAGATTCACGGAGGTAACGGATATGTTGCTGAATATCATGTGGAACGTATGATGCGTGATGCAAAAATCACTCAGATTTACGAAGGAACTTCAGAAATCCAAAAAATTGTTATTTCAAGAGGAATTGCTAAATAATTTCTTTTAAAATATAATAATAAAGTTCGGTTTTTAATTAAATCGGACTTTTTTTATATCTTTAATAAAATTTTATAAAAAAAATGAAATGAAAAAAGTATTTTATTTAATAATTTGTTGTTTTACAACTTCCTTGTTTTATTCCCAAAATTTTAAAAAAAATGAAGATATGAATAAAAAGATTGAGTATCCGAAAGCATATGTTGATTATGATGATTTTAAAAATCTCGTAACAGAAGTCGAATCTCATCGAAATAATCGTTTGATAAGTCTTGATGAATTTTTAACAAAAAGTAAAGACCGTAACGTTGTTATTTTAGATACGCGTTCTAATTTTAGATATGAAAGAAAGCATTTAAAAGGAGCTATTCATTTGGATTTTACAGATTTTACACAAAAAAACTTACAAAAATTAATACCAGACCCAAATACCTTAATTTTGATTTATTGTAATAATAATTTCGAAGGAGACCAAATTGAATTTGCAACAAAAATGTATAATCCTAAAAACAAACTTGAAACTCAAATATTAAATAACAGAAAACCAATTATGCTAGCTCTAAATATACCTACTTATTTAAATCTATACGGATATGGTTATAAAAACATCTATGAATTAGATGAATTAGTTAATATAAATGATGATAGAATAGAATTTGAGGGTTCTGAAGTAAAAAAAATATCAAGCTTTTTTGAATAGAAATACATTTGTTTTTTTTTATAACTTTCCTAGCTGAAAAAAATTGGAAATGATAAACGACAAATCGATAAAACTAAAACTAACACTAGGTTACATTATTCTAGGTGCAACTGCCCTATTTTCGATTTGCTATTTACTTTCAGAAATTAAAAAAATCAATTCTCCACGTGAAGAACTTTTACGTGAAAACGATGTTATTTTTGCTGTCGGAAACACCATAAATTCAATTTACACAACCGAATCATTAGGACGAATTGCTTTAATAACTACATCAAATAAAGACATAAAAAGATATATAAATCAATCAGATAGCGTAAAAATTCAATTAAACAATTTCAAAAAACTAATTGAAGATGAAAGTATTATTCAAAAAATAAATACAATTGAAATTTTAATATCTGACAAAGAAAAAAACTTCAATGAAATTATTAAACTGAAAAAAAAATATCTGAACGCAAATAATTTCAATCAGGCATTTGAGAAGTTTAGGAACGAAAAAAAGAAATTTGATTCGTATGCAGATGTAAATATTGAAACGGTTCCGACTGAAAAAAAATCTTTAATTCAGCGTATATTCAATTCAACCGATGAAGAAGAAGAAAAAAAGAAACTTGAAAAAGTAGTTGAAAATCGAATTAAAATTGAAGAACAACATCAAATCAAAAGAGATAGTTTAGCGCAACAAGCCGAACAAATTTTTAACGAAGCCATTCAAAAAGAAAACAAATTACAAAATCAATACACGCAAAAAGAAGAACGTTTGGTTTTAGAAAATAAATATTTGAATGATGAAATTAAGCTTTTATTAGCTCAAGTCGAACAAAATGTAATTGCAAATTCTAGTGAAAAAATTAGGATTTCGAAACAAAAAATAGACGAAACTACTACCGATGTAATTTATGTTGGTGCTGCTGCTTTACTTTTAGTTTTAATTTTAGGATTAATCGTTGTACGTGATTTAAATAAAAGTCATCGATACAAAAAAGAGCTAGAAAATTTAAATGCTGATTTAGAAAAATTAATGCGTCAGAAATCGATGTTTTTTGCAACTGTAACTCACGATATCGTTTCGCCATTGAACACTTTAATCGGATTTACAGAACTTTTAGAACCTACTTTAGAAACTAAAACTCAAAAAAACTACATCAAAAACATTAAACATTCTACTAATTATATTCGAAATTTATCCAATGATTTGGTTGATTTCTCTAAACTTGAATACAATAAAATTACGTTAAAAAGAGAAAATTTTAATTTTCTTGAATTGATGGAAAGTACTTTTGAGCCATTGACAGATTCGGCTAATCAAAAAAATATCGATTTAATTTATGAAGTTGACCAAAATTTAAATGATTTCTTTTATTCTGACCCGTATCGCATCAAACAAATTTTAACCAATATTGCAACCAATGCAATTAAATTCACCAATCAAGGTGAAGTTACGGTTGATGCCAAAATCGAAAATCAAGAAATAAAAATAACAATTTCTGACACCGGAATTGGAATTGAAGAAAAATACCAATCGGATATTTTTAAAGAATTCAAACAAGCGCATGGAGATATTGAAAAAGTTTATGGCGGAACTGGTTTAGGCTTAAATATTTCGAAAGGATTGGTTGAACTGCTTGGAGGTAGAATTGAATTTAGTAGTGAATTTGGTAAAGGAACTACGTTTACAATTTATCTTCCAAAAATTAGAAAAAACATTGA comes from Flavobacterium sp. I3-2 and encodes:
- a CDS encoding acyl-CoA dehydrogenase family protein, translating into MDFKLTEEQLMIQQAARDFAQAELLPGVIERDEHSKFPTDAVKTMGELGFLGMMVDPKYGGSGLDSVSYVLAMEEIAKVDASAAVVMSVNNSLVCAGMEKYCNEEQKMKYLVPLAKGEVIGAFCLSEPEAGSDATSQKTTAVDMGDYYLLNGTKNWITNGATASTYLVIAHTHPEKGHKGINAFIVEKGWEGFEIGPKEKKMGIRGSDTHSLMFTDVKVPKENRIGEDGFGFAFAMNVLNGGRIGIASQALGIAQGAYELSLKYAKERKAFKTEIINHQAIAFKLADMATQISAARMLCFKAAAEKDNGEDISISGAMAKLFASKTAMDTTIEAVQIHGGNGYVAEYHVERMMRDAKITQIYEGTSEIQKIVISRGIAK
- a CDS encoding Glu/Leu/Phe/Val dehydrogenase dimerization domain-containing protein, whose amino-acid sequence is MKDLLKKFEDKAPEVVFHWNDSETEAEGWAVINSLRGGAAGGGTRMRKGLDMNEVLSLAKTMEVKFTVAGPAIGGAKSGINFDPNDPRKEGVLKRWYKAVYPLLKNYYGTGGDLNVDQMNEVIPMTSPLGLLHPQEGVFNGHFNATEDQKMNRINQLRQGVSKEVTHPDYTPSADKKIAVGDLITGFGVAYSVYHFYSVFGGDVKGKKVIIQGFGNVGAAAAYYFAQMGAKIVGIIDRDGGILNAEGYTFEEVKELFLNKNGNTLVAENMIPFAEINEKIWSIGAEVFAPCAASRLVQQSQVEQMIKSGLEVITCGANVPFADKEIFFGPIMEYVDQNVTLIPDFISNCGMARVFAYLMESEVSIIDSEIFEDTSARIRKAIENIHNIHTDKTNICATAFEIALKQLV
- a CDS encoding anhydro-N-acetylmuramic acid kinase — translated: MKFEKIKILGIMSGTSLDGIDFAVVDFQLINEKWQFQIHENATFSYSDEWFSRLKFAAHLSVDELVELNKEYTSYLNAQIHKFISDNQIENLDAIASHGHTILHNPKEGYTLQIGNLPEIKSGFSIPFICDFRVQDVKLGGQGAPLVPIGDRLLFSDFDFCLNLGGFSNISFEQNDIRIAFDICPVNTVLNYYVNQLDLEYDDQGKIAASGTINQNLFDSLNANDFYSKTFPKSLGIEFVFTEAIPTIDKFNLPIADVLATYVEHIAYQISNQLKNKKGKLLITGGGAFNVFLIDRIKKHNPNMLVEIPNSEIINYKEALIFAFLGVLRLNNSNNVLASVTGAKHDHSSGVIF
- a CDS encoding hybrid sensor histidine kinase/response regulator; translated protein: MINDKSIKLKLTLGYIILGATALFSICYLLSEIKKINSPREELLRENDVIFAVGNTINSIYTTESLGRIALITTSNKDIKRYINQSDSVKIQLNNFKKLIEDESIIQKINTIEILISDKEKNFNEIIKLKKKYLNANNFNQAFEKFRNEKKKFDSYADVNIETVPTEKKSLIQRIFNSTDEEEEKKKLEKVVENRIKIEEQHQIKRDSLAQQAEQIFNEAIQKENKLQNQYTQKEERLVLENKYLNDEIKLLLAQVEQNVIANSSEKIRISKQKIDETTTDVIYVGAAALLLVLILGLIVVRDLNKSHRYKKELENLNADLEKLMRQKSMFFATVTHDIVSPLNTLIGFTELLEPTLETKTQKNYIKNIKHSTNYIRNLSNDLVDFSKLEYNKITLKRENFNFLELMESTFEPLTDSANQKNIDLIYEVDQNLNDFFYSDPYRIKQILTNIATNAIKFTNQGEVTVDAKIENQEIKITISDTGIGIEEKYQSDIFKEFKQAHGDIEKVYGGTGLGLNISKGLVELLGGRIEFSSEFGKGTTFTIYLPKIRKNIENTEKVIPYFNNDRKLSNKKVLIIDDDLMQLQLLSEILKDKVALISTLNNGELLDAVLTKQNFDLIISDIQMPNFSGYQIIEKIRNNEQYKNIPVIAFTGKIDLDEKEFQKLGFQTVIHKPIEIAKLLFEIHRVLEINFEQNSNKIETKKNYDFDDFSLTQILSFCEDDSEAAKNILKIFIDETKLNVNLLENAATIFDLKTVENVAHKMLPMFKQLQVISVVGKLFKLEREAEKFDKETLINYVSLLKSEIEHIINKIQKVEF
- a CDS encoding head GIN domain-containing protein, with the protein product MKKIYLLISAVILISQTSCAQKSIKGNGNVVQDSRQTESYDKITLIGSAKVELIKGTEGKLTVSAESNILPYVETVVKGNELIVKFKDNFSYSSKKGVKITVPIQEISDLKLKGSGDIIGTNLLNLDDLNLHVNGSGDISLNVNCQSVKAEVNGSGDILLKGKANELKGMVNGSGDLKSKELTVLKSELKVNGSGDIDSTTTNEVDAYVFGSGDIRIYGNPTNVTQKVQGSGDISISKK
- a CDS encoding energy transducer TonB, which encodes MKTFNFTEEEKKSAFITFCIFSITLTILFYIRFTITTETDSFLEGGGGGGGVTVNIGDSDFGSGDNYQSELAQVSLEKQANSVEDDFVEETILTQQSVANSDYTIEKKETTKKPKETKVNIDKPKNQIKQESKKETISKETNNALANLLGGNNSGDGDDSKAGNKGKANGSSNSKNYYGSGSGSGSGNGSGSGSGSGSGSGSGSGYGSGFGSGSGSGSGYSLGGRKAISKPLPVYNCNESGKVVVEVTVDKNGKTLSATPGVRGTTNNAKCLLDQAKIAAMNTKWEASEKAPEKQIGSIIYHFTLN
- a CDS encoding rhodanese-like domain-containing protein — translated: MNKKIEYPKAYVDYDDFKNLVTEVESHRNNRLISLDEFLTKSKDRNVVILDTRSNFRYERKHLKGAIHLDFTDFTQKNLQKLIPDPNTLILIYCNNNFEGDQIEFATKMYNPKNKLETQILNNRKPIMLALNIPTYLNLYGYGYKNIYELDELVNINDDRIEFEGSEVKKISSFFE
- a CDS encoding SecDF P1 head subdomain-containing protein; amino-acid sequence: MKIFRLLLIFFSINSFSQSEFVGQYIIHDGGRDIPNTYLYILPNDTYYLLSLDYITTGKWKQIDKKNIKLFGNKKNEIPILVYGSYKRNLSEIKIDVSNLPNAHGFIDFTSDINSENKLVSIFNESPNCTDSDFIISKKINDVKWLRIAVPENPEFASEITTYPYHVINYTFEIDKNYNYYTIGFDKNALLENIDLIISKRKNSYLLNNNDELEKNNLTESDIEKFLVNIKLYLEEKNAIVKGTKIAPIKNEKMVISEPSKSAPYFIADCEKTKINYDLPIVNRENGFYEVTNYKKNQTTLFNYKLAENPSIPIADIEKVEKKLSEYFSTFEIEITLNETGRIKFEKLTQNNLEQPLAIVIDKKIVLAPIITSVISTGIISIYGQFTESEIDNFIVALQKINN
- a CDS encoding DUF4291 domain-containing protein, giving the protein MTFEKQIRAVYNEETITVYQAYRKEIAISAVAHQKFVFPFKMERMTWIKPSFLWMMYRSGWATKEGQEHILAIKIKREGFEWALKNSCLSHFESSLFSSQEEWKIKLQNSPVRLQWDPEKDIHLQNLHYRSIQIGLNGTAVCHYVNDWIISINDITPFCKKIHSLLLDNKIEEAKILLTVENIYPLSHELRKTITDF